From Caldisericia bacterium:
TTAATATTCTCTACGATTAAACTTACAGCTTCTCCACCACCGATACATAATGAAACTAACCCATATTTAGCTGATCTTCTTTTCATTTCGTAAATTAATGTTGTCAATAATCTTGCTCCAGAAGCACCAATTGGATGACCTAAAGATACTGCTCCACCGTTGACATTTACTTTTTCATGTGGAATAGAGAGCTCTCTCATCACTGCAACGGTTACAAGCGAGAAAGCTTCGTTAATTTCAAATAAATCAATTTGCTCAATGGTTAAATNNNNNNNNNNGTTCTAAAGCATAAGCTGATTGAGAAATAATTTTCACCAGAGGTTTGAGACCAAATTTATTCACAGCTTCTTGAGAAGCAACTAAGAGAATAGCAGCACCATCGTTTAATTTTGAAGCATTAGCAGCTGTAATTGTTCCATCTTTCTCAAAAACTGGTTTTAATGTAGGAATTTTTTCAAATTTTACTTTTTTAGGCTCTTCATCTTCATCGATAATTTTATCTTTTACTGTAATGGGTAAGATTTCATCTTTAAATAAACCTTTTTCTTGAGCATTAAGTGCTCGTTTATAACTTTCAATTGCAAAAGCATCTTGCTCCTCTCGACTAATATTTTTTTCTTTTGCAACTTGTTCTGAGC
This genomic window contains:
- a CDS encoding acetyl-CoA C-acetyltransferase (Catalyzes the synthesis of acetoacetyl coenzyme A from two molecules of acetyl coenzyme A. It can also act as a thiolase, catalyzing the reverse reaction and generating two-carbon units from the four-carbon product of fatty acid oxidation), with translation MNEAFSLVTVAVMRELSIPHEKVNVNGGAVSLGHPIGASGARLLTTLIYEMKRRSAKYGLVSLCIGGGEAVSLIVENI
- a CDS encoding acetyl-CoA C-acetyltransferase (Catalyzes the synthesis of acetoacetyl coenzyme A from two molecules of acetyl coenzyme A. It can also act as a thiolase, catalyzing the reverse reaction and generating two-carbon units from the four-carbon product of fatty acid oxidation) — translated: AIFGGLPVSVETMTINKVCGSGLKSVMLAEQAIKCNDAELIIAGGMESMSNAPFILKGIREGIKFGNQTLYDTMLYDGLTDVYSNLHMGNCSEQVAKEKNISREEQDAFAIESYKRALNAQEKGLFKDEILPITVKDKIIDEDEEPKKVKFEKIPTLKPVFEKDGTITAANASKLNDGAAILLVASQEAVNKFGLKPLVKIISQSAYALE